The following are from one region of the Rosistilla carotiformis genome:
- the pepF gene encoding oligoendopeptidase F yields MSVEMLPNRDQVATEDTWDLQRLYADDASWEVDFKRFDARMPEYESHRGRLAESAAVLAEVLRFDSEMDRLAERLGTYAFLKTTEDQTNGQYQAMQARFQNLAVRASQASSWMRPELLAIPDDRIQEFIASEELAPFRRQLEQTLRYKPHTLSDGEERLLAMQGEMAGAAGNAFRQLHDADLKFGTITDHTGRELELSNATFGQLMVSPDRSVRKQAFEQYYEQFEGHKHALAATLVGSIHRDVYYARARNYDSALTSSLFPDNVPQTVYDNLITAVRESLPSVHRYFDVRRRKMGLDDIHQYDTYVPVLDSIKKHHTWDQAVEVVLESLKPLGDEYCTTLGKGLRGRWSDRYPNRGKQSGAFSCGSYDGDPYIMMNYKEEVLNDVFTLTHEAGHSMHSWYSSKHQPYEYYNYTIFVAEVASTFNEQLLTEHLLSIADSDQERAYLINQEIDSIRATIVRQTMFAEFEKKTHEMAEAGEPLTVQTFKEVYRGLLNDYFGPDFAIDEQLELECFRIPHFYRAFYVYKYATGLSAAIALSQRVLSGGASELNDYLSFLKGGCSQDPLDLLKSAGVDMTQPSPVATALQRFNSLVDQLDELL; encoded by the coding sequence ATGAGCGTTGAGATGCTTCCCAATCGTGACCAAGTTGCAACCGAAGACACCTGGGATTTGCAGCGTTTATACGCCGATGATGCGAGCTGGGAAGTCGATTTCAAGCGGTTCGACGCACGGATGCCCGAATACGAATCGCATCGTGGACGCTTGGCAGAATCCGCGGCCGTGCTGGCGGAAGTGCTGCGTTTCGATAGCGAGATGGACCGGCTGGCCGAACGTCTGGGAACCTACGCTTTTCTAAAGACGACCGAAGACCAAACCAACGGCCAGTATCAAGCGATGCAGGCCCGCTTCCAGAACTTGGCCGTCCGTGCCAGCCAAGCCTCCAGCTGGATGCGGCCTGAATTGCTGGCGATTCCCGACGATCGGATTCAAGAGTTCATCGCTTCGGAAGAGCTGGCACCCTTCCGTCGCCAACTGGAACAAACGCTCCGCTACAAACCACACACATTGTCCGATGGCGAAGAGCGACTGTTGGCGATGCAAGGCGAAATGGCTGGCGCTGCGGGGAACGCGTTCCGCCAACTGCACGACGCCGATCTCAAGTTTGGCACGATCACGGATCACACCGGTCGCGAGCTGGAACTTTCCAACGCCACCTTCGGACAGTTGATGGTCAGTCCTGACCGCAGCGTTCGCAAGCAAGCTTTTGAACAATATTATGAGCAGTTCGAAGGACACAAACACGCCCTCGCCGCGACGCTGGTCGGCAGCATCCACCGCGACGTTTACTACGCTCGGGCTCGAAATTACGACAGCGCGCTGACCAGTTCGCTCTTCCCCGACAACGTCCCGCAAACGGTCTACGACAACCTGATCACCGCCGTTCGCGAATCGCTCCCGAGCGTCCATCGCTACTTCGACGTCCGCCGTCGCAAGATGGGACTCGATGACATCCATCAATACGACACCTACGTACCGGTCCTCGATTCGATCAAGAAGCATCACACCTGGGACCAAGCGGTCGAGGTGGTTCTCGAATCGTTGAAGCCGCTGGGCGACGAATACTGCACGACCTTAGGCAAGGGACTCCGCGGACGATGGAGCGATCGTTATCCCAACCGTGGCAAGCAGAGCGGTGCGTTCAGCTGTGGCAGCTACGACGGCGATCCCTACATCATGATGAACTACAAAGAGGAAGTGCTGAACGATGTCTTCACGCTGACTCACGAAGCCGGGCACTCGATGCACAGCTGGTATTCGTCAAAACATCAGCCATACGAATATTACAACTACACGATCTTCGTCGCCGAAGTCGCCAGCACGTTCAACGAACAATTATTGACCGAACACCTGTTGTCGATCGCCGACAGCGATCAAGAGCGTGCTTACCTGATCAACCAAGAGATCGACAGCATCCGCGCCACGATCGTGCGGCAGACGATGTTTGCCGAGTTCGAAAAGAAGACTCACGAGATGGCCGAAGCGGGCGAACCGTTGACGGTGCAAACGTTCAAGGAAGTCTATCGCGGATTGTTGAACGACTACTTCGGTCCCGACTTTGCGATCGATGAACAACTGGAACTCGAGTGCTTCCGGATCCCTCACTTTTACCGCGCGTTTTACGTCTACAAGTACGCGACCGGATTAAGCGCCGCGATCGCCCTGTCGCAGCGCGTGCTGAGCGGCGGCGCGAGCGAGCTGAACGATTACTTGAGCTTCCTGAAAGGAGGCTGCAGCCAAGACCCGTTGGATCTGCTGAAGTCCGCCGGTGTCGATATGACCCAACCGAGCCCGGTCGCCACCGCGTTGCAGCGGTTCAATTCGCTAGTCGATCAACTCGACGAGCTGCTGTAA